Proteins encoded by one window of Rouxiella chamberiensis:
- a CDS encoding DUF1456 family protein: MMNNDVLRSVRYMLDLSEGRLIEILASTGTIISPPVMSRYLKKEDEADYLVCPDEVMANFLNGLIFFKRGKDDRFPAPEVEKRVTNNVMLKKLRVAFELKTEDLQSVLAAADFKVSEGELSAFFRKEGHKNYRPCGDQVLRYFLKGLTMRVRPKKG; this comes from the coding sequence ATGATGAATAACGACGTCTTGCGCAGCGTACGCTACATGCTCGACTTGAGCGAAGGCAGGCTGATTGAGATTTTGGCGTCAACCGGCACGATTATCAGTCCACCGGTGATGTCGCGTTATCTGAAAAAAGAAGACGAAGCGGACTACCTGGTTTGCCCTGACGAAGTGATGGCGAACTTCCTGAATGGTCTGATTTTCTTCAAGCGCGGTAAAGACGATCGCTTCCCTGCGCCGGAAGTTGAAAAGCGTGTCACCAATAACGTGATGCTGAAAAAACTCCGCGTCGCCTTTGAGTTGAAAACCGAAGACCTGCAAAGCGTACTAGCTGCGGCTGACTTCAAGGTTTCAGAAGGTGAGCTGAGCGCGTTTTTCCGCAAGGAAGGCCACAAGAACTATCGTCCGTGCGGCGATCAGGTGCTTCGCTACTTCCTGAAAGGGCTGACGATGCGCGTGCGTCCGAAAAAAGGCTGA
- a CDS encoding methylthioribulose 1-phosphate dehydratase — protein MIENTPLEALLAACHWIGEKGWCPATGGNMSVRQNGEFCLITESGKDKGQLTADHFLQVEIATNRVPSGRTPSAETGLHTLIYGLLPETGAILHTHSVNATVLSRVERSEGLVLQGYEMQKSLAGQTSHLEQVIIPIFDNSQNIPSLAAEIAEWAQSHPLQYGFLIRGHGLTCWGKNVAEARRHLEGLEFLFQCELQLRLLEGK, from the coding sequence ATGATCGAAAATACTCCTCTCGAGGCCTTGCTGGCCGCCTGCCACTGGATCGGCGAGAAGGGCTGGTGTCCAGCCACCGGCGGGAATATGTCGGTGCGCCAGAACGGCGAATTCTGCCTGATTACCGAATCCGGTAAAGACAAGGGGCAGCTCACAGCCGACCACTTTTTACAGGTGGAAATTGCCACCAACCGCGTGCCGAGTGGCCGCACACCTTCTGCCGAAACCGGCCTGCATACGCTGATTTACGGGCTGCTTCCCGAAACTGGCGCGATACTGCACACCCATTCGGTGAACGCGACGGTGCTTTCCCGCGTCGAGCGCAGTGAGGGTCTGGTGTTGCAGGGCTATGAAATGCAGAAGTCGCTGGCCGGGCAAACCAGCCATCTGGAGCAGGTAATAATCCCAATTTTCGACAATAGTCAGAATATTCCCTCTCTGGCAGCAGAGATTGCCGAATGGGCGCAATCACATCCGCTACAATATGGATTCCTGATCCGCGGACACGGCCTGACCTGCTGGGGCAAAAATGTTGCCGAGGCGCGCCGTCATCTGGAAGGACTGGAGTTTTTGTTTCAGTGTGAATTGCAACTTCGCCTGTTGGAGGGCAAATGA
- a CDS encoding amidohydrolase gives MSTLKISVLQQPLVWLDGEANLSHFDALLGKLVDRDLIVLPEMFTTGFAMQAPGRALPESRVIEWLQQWAGTLNAMIGGSVALTTSKGAVNRFLLVEPLGNVHRYDKRHLFRMAGEHNYYVAGTHREVVEWRGWRILPQVCYDLRFPVWSRNSQDYDLALYVANWPARRTHHWQTLLTARAIENQAYVAGCNRIGDDDNGHHYSGDSLIINPLGEELARAEPGAAMIIEAELSLEALQEYREAFPAWRDADSFQRHE, from the coding sequence GTGTCAACTCTAAAAATCTCGGTATTACAGCAACCGCTGGTCTGGCTGGATGGCGAAGCCAATCTGAGCCATTTCGATGCGCTGCTGGGAAAACTGGTCGATCGCGACCTTATCGTGCTGCCCGAAATGTTTACCACCGGCTTTGCCATGCAGGCTCCAGGCCGCGCCCTGCCGGAATCCCGGGTAATCGAGTGGTTGCAGCAGTGGGCGGGCACACTGAACGCCATGATAGGCGGCAGCGTGGCACTGACCACCTCGAAGGGGGCGGTCAACCGTTTCCTGCTGGTCGAACCGCTCGGCAATGTGCACCGCTACGACAAGCGTCATCTGTTTCGCATGGCCGGCGAGCATAACTATTATGTTGCCGGTACTCATCGCGAGGTGGTGGAGTGGCGCGGCTGGCGCATTCTTCCGCAGGTATGCTATGACCTGCGTTTTCCGGTGTGGTCGCGCAACAGTCAGGATTACGACCTTGCACTGTATGTCGCCAACTGGCCTGCGCGCCGCACGCATCACTGGCAGACATTGCTGACCGCACGCGCCATCGAGAATCAGGCCTACGTGGCGGGCTGCAACCGCATTGGCGACGACGACAACGGCCATCACTACAGCGGTGACAGCCTCATCATCAATCCGCTGGGCGAAGAGTTGGCGCGTGCCGAACCGGGCGCGGCGATGATAATCGAGGCCGAGCTGTCGCTCGAGGCGTTGCAGGAATATCGCGAAGCCTTTCCCGCCTGGCGCGATGCCGACAGCTTTCAGCGCCATGAGTAA
- a CDS encoding pyridoxal phosphate-dependent aminotransferase, whose amino-acid sequence MTLPSTPSTAALVPSSKLPALGTNIFSQMSALAQKHNAINLSQGFPDFDGPEYLRQQLGVHVAAGANQYAPMTGTPALRNAIADKTELGYGYRPDAETDITITSGATEALYIAITALVSPGDEVISFDPSYDCYAPAVQLAGGVSKRIQLLPPQFKVDWAQFADQITDRTKVVIINTPHNPTATAWTHEDVDRLWQIIADRNIFVISDEVYEHICFAKQGHASVLRHPELRQRAITVSSFGKTFHMTGWRVGYCVAPAAISLELRKIHQFLTFAITTPVQLALADMLREQPEHWQELPEFYQAKRDRLAQGLAKSRLKVLPSEGTYFLLVDYSAVSDLDDVAFCQWLVEHVGVAAIPLSVFCADPFPHKLIRLCFAKKEATLDAAAERLCQL is encoded by the coding sequence ATGACATTACCTTCCACACCTTCCACCGCAGCCCTTGTTCCTTCGAGCAAACTGCCTGCGCTGGGCACCAACATCTTTTCGCAAATGAGTGCGCTGGCGCAAAAGCACAATGCCATCAATCTGTCTCAGGGGTTTCCGGATTTCGACGGCCCCGAGTATCTGCGCCAGCAACTCGGCGTTCATGTGGCGGCGGGCGCCAACCAGTATGCGCCGATGACCGGTACGCCTGCGCTGCGCAATGCCATCGCCGATAAAACCGAGCTGGGTTATGGCTACCGTCCCGATGCCGAAACCGACATCACCATTACTTCCGGCGCGACCGAAGCGCTGTACATTGCGATAACCGCCCTGGTTTCTCCGGGCGATGAAGTCATCAGTTTCGACCCGAGCTACGACTGCTACGCTCCGGCGGTACAGCTGGCGGGCGGTGTCAGCAAGCGTATCCAGCTTCTGCCGCCGCAGTTCAAGGTCGACTGGGCGCAATTTGCCGATCAGATTACCGATCGCACCAAAGTGGTCATTATCAATACCCCGCACAATCCGACGGCGACAGCCTGGACCCATGAAGACGTGGATCGCCTGTGGCAAATCATCGCCGATCGCAATATTTTCGTGATAAGCGACGAAGTCTATGAACACATCTGCTTTGCGAAGCAGGGTCATGCCAGCGTGCTGCGCCATCCCGAACTGCGCCAGCGGGCGATCACCGTTTCTTCGTTTGGCAAGACCTTCCACATGACCGGCTGGCGCGTAGGTTACTGCGTGGCACCTGCGGCAATCAGCCTCGAACTGCGCAAGATTCACCAGTTTCTGACCTTTGCCATCACCACGCCGGTGCAGCTTGCGCTCGCCGACATGCTGCGCGAACAGCCTGAACACTGGCAGGAATTGCCGGAATTCTATCAGGCCAAGCGCGACCGGCTGGCGCAAGGTCTGGCAAAAAGCCGCCTTAAGGTGCTGCCGAGCGAAGGCACCTATTTCCTGCTGGTCGACTACAGCGCCGTCTCTGATCTGGACGATGTGGCCTTCTGTCAGTGGCTGGTCGAACACGTCGGCGTGGCGGCTATTCCGCTGTCGGTATTCTGTGCCGATCCTTTCCCGCATAAACTCATCCGCCTGTGCTTCGCCAAGAAAGAAGCCACGCTGGATGCGGCTGCGGAGCGCCTGTGTCAACTCTAA
- the mtnC gene encoding acireductone synthase, with product MIRAIVTDIEGTTTDIRFVHQVLFPYARARLADFITQHAQDLEVLQALDALREEINEPQAAIVDLVDQLYVYMDKDEKSPALKTLQGIIWRTGYMEGDFRGHLYPDVTPQLVQWQQQGIKLYVYSSGSVDSQKLLFGYSEEGDLQPLFTEYFDTRVGAKREVTSYLNIARQLVLPASDILFLSDVRQELDAAREAGWLTCQLIRDEPDEESDHKQVNRFDQVVIV from the coding sequence ATGATTCGAGCCATCGTGACCGATATTGAAGGGACTACCACCGACATCCGCTTTGTGCATCAGGTACTTTTCCCTTATGCCCGCGCGCGACTCGCTGATTTTATTACCCAGCACGCCCAGGATCTTGAGGTTTTACAGGCGCTGGATGCGCTGCGCGAAGAGATCAACGAGCCGCAGGCCGCCATCGTTGATTTGGTCGACCAGCTGTACGTTTATATGGATAAAGACGAAAAATCTCCCGCACTGAAAACGTTGCAGGGCATTATCTGGCGCACGGGTTATATGGAAGGCGACTTCCGTGGTCACCTGTATCCCGATGTCACGCCGCAACTGGTGCAGTGGCAACAGCAGGGTATCAAGCTTTATGTGTATTCATCCGGCTCGGTGGATTCACAGAAGTTATTGTTTGGTTATAGCGAAGAAGGCGACCTTCAGCCGCTGTTCACCGAATATTTCGATACGCGCGTCGGTGCCAAGCGCGAAGTGACGTCGTATTTGAATATTGCCAGACAGCTGGTGCTGCCGGCCTCCGATATTCTGTTTTTATCCGACGTCCGTCAGGAGCTTGACGCTGCGCGCGAAGCCGGTTGGCTGACCTGCCAGCTTATCCGCGACGAGCCTGACGAAGAGAGCGATCACAAGCAGGTTAACCGTTTTGATCAGGTCGTGATTGTCTGA
- a CDS encoding glutamine amidotransferase-related protein produces MTITFIAHSTPEPAFYGALAAIFAELRALPLCHLPVSFDSKRFINARQYVCAEGEQVTSGLLWLERLTGHGAKGEFDMESLLNRAVKEDIVVPLNQPLSSECYQDLIRGIVEKGILIESLRVVRESNLYQLEDCESGKTRCQSWTRDSFGRWVSGAMNQPVMRAGKNLRLALPGEASEHRDSYPATLAALGDAADALAMNIEVIYLSPALVGSQLESTLFDIDGILLPGLGVQGAESAHAHTASQLAVAKWALENQTPILGLNGGMHMMVAALGQHILGDDAIATPGPSTLNALQSSLPLEPEPLRQGNHKVIFQAGSKMAKMMGREAKMRYNQRRRLSPQLLDQLAGAGLQISGTDETGLSAESVELRTHPFFIGVQANPELQSRRERPHPLLMALLQQVRQSNRERDVSHDALTKSVRLRHPHFLMG; encoded by the coding sequence ATGACAATCACCTTTATTGCACACTCCACACCTGAACCTGCCTTTTACGGTGCGCTGGCGGCGATATTTGCTGAGTTACGGGCGTTGCCGCTGTGTCACCTGCCGGTCAGTTTCGACAGCAAACGCTTTATCAATGCTCGTCAATACGTGTGTGCCGAAGGCGAGCAAGTGACGAGTGGGCTGCTGTGGCTGGAACGTTTGACCGGTCACGGCGCGAAAGGCGAATTCGATATGGAATCGCTGTTAAATCGGGCAGTTAAAGAGGACATCGTCGTGCCTCTCAACCAGCCGCTTTCTTCAGAGTGCTATCAAGATCTGATCCGCGGGATCGTCGAAAAAGGGATCCTTATCGAATCCCTGCGCGTAGTCAGGGAGAGCAATCTTTATCAGCTGGAAGACTGCGAAAGCGGCAAAACGCGCTGCCAGAGCTGGACCCGGGACAGCTTCGGCCGCTGGGTGTCCGGGGCCATGAATCAACCGGTTATGCGCGCCGGAAAGAACCTGCGTCTGGCGCTGCCGGGCGAAGCCAGCGAGCACCGCGACAGCTATCCGGCCACGCTGGCTGCACTGGGAGACGCCGCCGATGCACTGGCAATGAACATTGAGGTGATTTATCTCTCGCCTGCGCTTGTCGGCAGTCAACTCGAAAGCACCCTGTTCGACATTGACGGCATTCTCCTGCCGGGCCTCGGCGTTCAGGGTGCCGAAAGCGCTCATGCCCACACCGCCAGTCAACTCGCGGTCGCGAAATGGGCATTGGAAAATCAGACGCCGATTCTGGGTCTCAACGGCGGCATGCATATGATGGTGGCGGCGCTTGGCCAGCATATTCTCGGCGACGACGCCATCGCCACGCCGGGTCCTTCGACGCTGAATGCGCTTCAGTCCAGCCTGCCGCTCGAGCCTGAGCCGCTGCGTCAGGGCAATCACAAAGTGATATTCCAGGCCGGCAGCAAAATGGCGAAGATGATGGGACGCGAGGCGAAAATGCGCTACAACCAGCGCAGAAGATTGAGCCCGCAACTGCTGGACCAGCTCGCAGGCGCAGGCTTGCAGATAAGCGGGACCGATGAAACGGGGCTGTCGGCGGAATCCGTCGAGCTGCGTACGCATCCGTTTTTCATCGGCGTGCAGGCCAATCCTGAATTGCAGTCGCGCCGCGAACGCCCACACCCTCTGCTGATGGCGCTGCTGCAACAGGTGCGCCAGAGCAACAGAGAGCGGGACGTCAGCCACGACGCGCTGACTAAGAGTGTGCGGTTAAGGCATCCGCATTTCTTAATGGGTTGA